A genomic segment from Roseibium algicola encodes:
- the ccmA gene encoding heme ABC exporter ATP-binding protein CcmA — MRLIAENLTIDRGGRRVFQDLSFDLPSGTALVVTGANGIGKSSLLRTLAGLVALAGGTLRLEQGEADRSPAEHAHYFGHQNAVKAALSVLENLTFWQGFTSPVSASVFGATAMSPEEALDLLGIGHTTDLPAGFLSAGQTRRLALARLLVTPRPIWLMDEPTSALDKASEGQLLDLMNGHLTAGGMIITATHTDLALARTKILHLRTADPVSLHEEDLPA; from the coding sequence CTGAGACTGATTGCCGAAAACCTGACCATCGATCGCGGCGGACGCCGGGTGTTTCAGGACCTGTCCTTTGATCTTCCCTCCGGCACGGCACTGGTCGTGACGGGCGCGAACGGCATCGGCAAGTCGTCGCTGCTGCGGACGCTGGCAGGTCTTGTCGCGCTGGCTGGCGGCACGCTTCGGCTGGAACAGGGAGAAGCCGACCGGTCACCGGCTGAACACGCCCATTATTTCGGCCATCAGAACGCAGTCAAGGCAGCGCTTTCCGTGCTGGAAAACCTGACGTTCTGGCAAGGCTTCACCTCACCGGTTTCGGCGTCTGTCTTTGGCGCAACGGCAATGTCTCCCGAGGAAGCGCTTGATCTCCTCGGCATAGGCCACACGACAGACCTGCCGGCAGGATTTCTCTCCGCCGGTCAGACGAGGCGCCTGGCCCTTGCCCGGCTTCTGGTCACGCCCCGGCCGATCTGGCTGATGGATGAGCCGACGTCGGCGCTGGACAAGGCATCGGAAGGCCAGCTTCTGGACCTGATGAACGGACATCTGACCGCCGGCGGCATGATCATAACCGCTACCCACACCGATCTGGCCCTTGCCAGAACCAAGATCCTGCATCTGCGCACCGCTGATCCCGTTTCGCTGCACGAGGAGGATCTGCCCGCATGA
- a CDS encoding heme ABC transporter permease, with protein MAIWDYANPTRFLRLVQVVLPWLIGLCVIAFAAGLYMSFFVAPEDYQQGDTVRIMYIHVPAAWLSMMCYSVMALSSLGTLVWKHPLADVSAKSAAPIGAAFTFMALVTGSLWGKPMWGTYWVWDARLTSVLVLLIMYLGLMTLWRTMEDPIKAGKAAAVLTLVGALNLPIIKFSVDWWNTLHQPASVMRMDGPTIHPDILWPLLVMAIAFTLLFFVLHLMAMRNEILRRRVRALRLRAASAAQPGTAAATAQPAE; from the coding sequence ATGGCAATTTGGGATTATGCAAATCCGACGCGATTTTTGAGGCTGGTCCAGGTGGTTCTGCCCTGGCTTATCGGCTTGTGCGTCATTGCGTTCGCAGCCGGGCTCTACATGAGCTTCTTCGTTGCGCCTGAAGACTATCAGCAGGGCGACACCGTGCGGATCATGTATATCCACGTGCCGGCCGCCTGGCTCAGCATGATGTGCTATTCCGTGATGGCGCTGTCCTCACTTGGCACCCTTGTGTGGAAACACCCGCTGGCGGATGTTTCCGCCAAGAGCGCGGCCCCCATCGGCGCGGCCTTCACCTTCATGGCACTCGTGACCGGTTCGCTCTGGGGCAAGCCCATGTGGGGCACCTATTGGGTCTGGGACGCGCGACTGACGTCGGTCCTGGTCCTCCTGATCATGTATCTCGGCCTGATGACGCTGTGGCGCACGATGGAAGATCCTATCAAGGCCGGCAAGGCGGCAGCTGTGCTGACGCTTGTCGGCGCGTTGAACCTGCCGATCATCAAGTTTTCGGTCGACTGGTGGAATACGCTTCACCAGCCGGCCAGCGTGATGCGCATGGACGGCCCGACCATTCATCCGGACATTCTCTGGCCGCTGCTGGTCATGGCGATCGCCTTTACGCTGCTGTTCTTCGTGTTGCATCTGATGGCAATGCGTAACGAGATCCTGCGCCGCCGCGTGCGTGCCCTGCGCCTGCGCGCAGCCAGCGCTGCCCAACCGGGCACAGCGGCAGCCACGGCTCAGCCTGCGGAGTAA
- the ccmD gene encoding heme exporter protein CcmD, giving the protein MDLGPHAGFIWASYGLCLFTVIGLIAWVRIDKAQQEKALKDLAARGISRARPAGEGKASS; this is encoded by the coding sequence ATGGATCTAGGCCCTCACGCTGGCTTCATCTGGGCGTCCTACGGCCTTTGCCTCTTCACGGTCATCGGACTGATCGCCTGGGTGCGCATCGACAAGGCCCAACAGGAAAAAGCCCTCAAGGACCTGGCAGCCCGGGGCATTTCCCGCGCCCGGCCAGCCGGTGAAGGAAAAGCAAGCTCATGA
- a CDS encoding DsbE family thiol:disulfide interchange protein: MTSHDTGAGRHGQQTAKRGFPVLVLLPLVVFAALAALFLFQLTLGGDPQKIPSALINKPAPEFDLPPVEGLTDGDTAVAGFSRQDLIGKVSVVNVFASWCVPCRQEHPLLEELAKVEGIQLLGINYKDKPENARRFLGSLGNPYQRVGADTGGRTAIEWGVYGVPETFVVDGEGTIRYKFIGPLSPESYYDVFLPELQKIMDGNKS, from the coding sequence ATGACGTCCCACGATACCGGTGCCGGCCGACACGGGCAGCAGACTGCCAAACGCGGTTTCCCGGTTCTGGTGCTGCTGCCCTTGGTGGTGTTCGCAGCGCTCGCCGCCCTGTTCCTGTTTCAGCTGACCCTCGGCGGCGATCCGCAGAAAATTCCCTCTGCGCTGATCAACAAGCCGGCGCCGGAATTCGACCTGCCGCCGGTTGAAGGCCTCACCGATGGTGACACCGCCGTTGCCGGGTTTTCCCGTCAGGATCTCATCGGCAAGGTTTCCGTCGTCAATGTGTTTGCATCCTGGTGCGTGCCCTGCCGCCAGGAGCACCCGCTTCTGGAAGAGCTGGCAAAGGTCGAGGGCATCCAGCTTCTCGGTATCAACTACAAGGACAAGCCGGAAAACGCGCGCCGCTTCCTGGGCAGTCTCGGCAATCCGTATCAGCGCGTCGGCGCAGATACCGGTGGTCGCACCGCGATCGAATGGGGTGTCTACGGCGTGCCGGAAACCTTCGTCGTCGATGGCGAAGGCACGATCCGGTACAAGTTCATCGGTCCTCTGAGCCCCGAAAGCTATTACGACGTCTTCCTGCCGGAACTGCAGAAGATCATGGACGGCAACAAATCCTGA
- a CDS encoding cyclic nucleotide-binding domain-containing protein, whose product MRTASIPVEEKVQETEDLETIFHRMTEFMPQRVADAVRAASRRVPVAAHQDVIVEGETSDGLYIVLEGTFGIYRKGDGTASDHRVAEIGPGQPFGEMALLDGEPRSATVRAETAGAVLEIEPERILELADGEARLAEFKGALASFVTRRMRASTQEHVAALQRELDLRNEQQQFGKFFVYSLIMMSIGTLVNNVLARTIVNVDVYTEVFAWQYLAILMVPSLFVIRHMGISISALGLTTVGLKKSLIEGAIISVGLCIFAWGLAAVLKYFDALPGKPLPFNLLGTLSYFLHSALQEIIARGFLQSSFQRFLGDQGKWRSVLLASVLFGMFHLHFGIPAVLMTIGTGFIFGWIYIRHQNIAGVILIHYMMGVAAFNTGLI is encoded by the coding sequence ATGCGCACGGCTTCCATCCCCGTTGAAGAAAAGGTCCAGGAAACGGAAGATCTTGAAACGATCTTTCATCGGATGACGGAGTTCATGCCGCAGCGGGTCGCCGATGCGGTACGGGCGGCCTCGCGCAGGGTGCCGGTCGCGGCGCATCAGGACGTCATCGTCGAGGGCGAGACAAGCGACGGGCTCTACATCGTTCTCGAAGGCACCTTCGGCATCTATCGCAAGGGTGACGGCACGGCCTCGGACCACCGTGTTGCGGAAATTGGGCCGGGGCAACCTTTCGGCGAAATGGCGCTTCTCGACGGTGAACCACGCTCGGCAACCGTGCGTGCTGAAACAGCCGGTGCCGTGCTTGAAATCGAGCCGGAGCGGATCCTCGAACTGGCCGATGGCGAAGCCAGACTTGCAGAATTCAAGGGGGCTCTGGCATCCTTCGTGACACGGCGCATGCGCGCCTCCACGCAGGAGCATGTCGCAGCCCTGCAGCGTGAACTGGACCTCCGGAACGAACAGCAGCAGTTCGGCAAGTTTTTCGTCTATTCGCTGATCATGATGTCCATCGGCACGCTGGTGAACAACGTCCTGGCGCGGACGATCGTCAACGTGGACGTCTATACCGAAGTCTTCGCCTGGCAGTATCTCGCCATCCTGATGGTGCCAAGCCTCTTTGTCATCCGGCACATGGGCATTTCGATTTCGGCGCTCGGACTGACAACCGTCGGCCTGAAGAAATCCCTGATCGAGGGCGCGATCATTTCGGTCGGGCTTTGTATCTTTGCCTGGGGACTGGCGGCAGTGCTCAAATATTTCGACGCGCTACCCGGCAAGCCACTGCCCTTCAACCTGCTGGGAACACTGAGCTACTTTCTTCACAGTGCCCTACAGGAAATCATCGCCAGGGGCTTTCTGCAGTCTTCCTTCCAGCGTTTCCTGGGAGACCAGGGCAAATGGCGGTCGGTCCTTCTCGCCTCGGTGCTGTTCGGAATGTTCCACCTTCATTTCGGCATTCCGGCCGTGCTGATGACAATCGGCACCGGATTTATCTTCGGCTGGATCTACATCAGGCATCAGAACATCGCCGGTGTGATCCTGATTCACTACATGATGGGTGTCGCGGCCTTCAATACAGGCTTGATCTGA
- a CDS encoding RDD family protein, producing the protein MRVRFWKRTKTDRPPASTLVPPEGVALTLPIAGVGVRFSAQLIDIILTAIAATCLVILLALINLTTPQTLMAIAALLFFLIRVPYYVLAELAWNGQTLGKRLMKIKVVSHDGGPLTARALVLRNLMKEAEIFLPGTLLLTLDSATPLASLAAFAWVTMSLMIPLFNRYRRRLGDMMAGTHVIHLPVPVLLKDLASETVATGTARKKFVFLSHQLDHYGAFELQTLETLLRGQNTPSGAEAAHQRNATLEAIVEKIRKKIGYAAPVPPVDRLPFLQAFYNAQREHLEQRQLFGDKRENKHYAQSGEEK; encoded by the coding sequence ATGAGAGTGCGTTTCTGGAAACGAACCAAGACCGACCGGCCACCGGCTTCAACGCTTGTGCCGCCGGAGGGCGTTGCACTGACGCTGCCCATCGCGGGTGTTGGGGTGCGCTTTTCTGCCCAGCTCATCGATATCATCCTGACCGCGATTGCCGCGACCTGCCTGGTGATCCTGCTCGCTCTGATCAACCTGACGACACCGCAGACACTGATGGCCATCGCCGCCCTCTTGTTCTTCCTGATCCGGGTTCCCTACTATGTGCTGGCCGAACTGGCTTGGAACGGCCAGACCCTCGGCAAACGGCTGATGAAGATCAAGGTGGTTTCCCATGACGGCGGGCCACTGACCGCCCGCGCGCTTGTCCTGCGCAACCTGATGAAGGAGGCGGAGATCTTCCTGCCCGGGACGCTTCTGCTGACTCTGGATTCGGCAACGCCGCTTGCCTCGCTCGCCGCTTTTGCCTGGGTTACCATGTCGCTGATGATCCCCCTGTTCAACCGCTACCGGCGCCGGCTGGGCGACATGATGGCAGGCACCCATGTCATCCACCTGCCGGTGCCGGTGCTTTTGAAGGATCTTGCCAGCGAGACGGTCGCGACCGGGACAGCACGCAAGAAATTCGTCTTCCTGTCCCATCAGCTCGACCACTACGGCGCCTTCGAACTGCAGACACTGGAAACGCTGCTGCGTGGGCAGAATACACCATCCGGAGCCGAAGCTGCCCACCAGCGGAACGCCACCCTGGAAGCCATCGTGGAAAAGATCCGCAAGAAGATCGGCTATGCCGCTCCGGTTCCTCCGGTGGATCGTTTGCCGTTCCTGCAGGCGTTCTACAACGCCCAGCGGGAACATCTCGAGCAACGCCAGCTGTTCGGCGACAAGCGGGAAAACAAGCACTACGCCCAATCCGGCGAGGAAAAATAG
- a CDS encoding acyltransferase family protein: protein MNVTDGAAKVRLEQLTGLRFFAALLVFGVHFRWDTSGDFVKTIAEQGYVGVSFFFILSGFVLTQSYKTRILAGTMSFRDYFLLRIARLTPLHFLTGLPFLYFSIMQVEAIYSEEFSVIKTVLNLTYLQSWIPVSSIYFSLNAPSWSLSDEMFFYVCFFGLVAFSPRKLVAVTLGLGVVVFGSALLVQVFLGDVIFFGKYPFSHWLFYVFPGFRILEFLVGMVLHEVWRRGVRLPGAVQPLSYLLLFLAMWLAPDVPDPFRYSLFYLPVITLFFYAHLTEGAALTRVFSTRPLVLLGNASFAFYLVHQPSLHLMNIFLRPSIPADIVFFPVSLCITAVFSIFLYRIYEMPAERALKSWVKGKRSAQTPNEATS, encoded by the coding sequence ATGAACGTGACCGACGGCGCGGCAAAGGTTCGACTGGAACAACTGACCGGACTGCGCTTTTTCGCAGCCTTGCTGGTGTTTGGCGTTCATTTCCGCTGGGATACCAGCGGCGACTTCGTCAAGACAATCGCCGAACAGGGCTATGTCGGCGTCTCTTTCTTCTTCATCCTGTCCGGCTTCGTGCTGACGCAGTCCTACAAGACGAGGATCCTTGCCGGCACGATGTCCTTTCGCGACTACTTCCTGCTGCGCATTGCCCGTCTGACACCGCTGCATTTCCTCACAGGATTGCCGTTTCTCTATTTCTCGATCATGCAGGTCGAGGCGATCTACTCGGAAGAATTCAGCGTCATCAAGACGGTTCTGAATTTGACCTACCTGCAGAGCTGGATTCCGGTTTCCTCGATCTATTTCTCTCTCAACGCACCGTCCTGGTCGCTGTCGGATGAAATGTTCTTCTATGTGTGCTTCTTCGGCCTGGTCGCGTTTTCACCGCGAAAGCTTGTGGCGGTCACACTGGGGCTCGGTGTGGTGGTGTTCGGTTCCGCCCTGCTGGTTCAGGTATTCCTGGGCGATGTGATCTTCTTCGGCAAATATCCGTTCTCGCATTGGCTGTTCTATGTCTTTCCCGGCTTCCGCATTCTGGAGTTTCTGGTCGGCATGGTTCTGCATGAGGTCTGGCGTCGCGGCGTCCGGCTGCCCGGCGCAGTGCAGCCACTCAGCTATCTTCTTCTGTTCCTGGCGATGTGGCTGGCACCGGATGTCCCGGATCCCTTCCGCTATTCCCTGTTCTACCTGCCGGTCATCACACTGTTCTTCTATGCACATCTGACGGAAGGCGCCGCACTCACAAGGGTGTTTTCAACCCGCCCGCTCGTGCTTCTCGGCAATGCCTCTTTCGCCTTCTATCTTGTGCACCAGCCGTCGCTTCACCTGATGAACATCTTCCTCAGGCCGTCCATCCCGGCGGATATCGTTTTCTTTCCGGTATCGCTGTGCATCACGGCAGTGTTTTCGATCTTCCTCTACCGCATTTATGAGATGCCGGCGGAGCGGGCGCTGAAATCATGGGTCAAGGGAAAGCGGTCCGCACAAACACCGAACGAGGCAACATCCTGA
- a CDS encoding fatty acid desaturase family protein, with protein MIARDYFIPRPAIYYRDFCFYLALFVVGFAWGLNASWPMVILPWLLATFGLHRAGLFCHEIVHIKDDKLRGFRALYTWTVALIVMVPPLRFQLPHLAHHRLGIFGTPEDPQYPLVRGNAFAMAMVLLVIPFVVPFTNLLMTVTAALGAFRVEAALDRWATEKLGFSLSSALTPEQQAEVTRHARVTLALFIAAIIFFPAALPFYYAVLVLGWALLTARIPLEHELERLAETSGREDQMIDSFTIESPLALIVQPVGFRFHTAHHMYPGVPYHNLPALHEELKRTIPEYRDSIISLWTAISGPKRRPANSLH; from the coding sequence ATGATTGCCCGTGACTATTTCATACCGCGACCAGCCATCTACTATCGCGATTTCTGCTTTTATCTGGCGCTTTTTGTCGTCGGGTTTGCGTGGGGTCTGAACGCCTCCTGGCCGATGGTTATCCTGCCCTGGCTGCTGGCGACATTCGGCCTGCACCGCGCAGGACTTTTCTGCCACGAAATCGTTCACATCAAGGACGACAAGCTGCGCGGTTTCCGGGCGCTCTACACCTGGACCGTGGCGCTCATCGTGATGGTTCCACCGCTGCGGTTTCAACTGCCGCATCTGGCCCATCATCGGCTCGGCATTTTCGGAACGCCCGAGGATCCGCAATACCCGCTGGTGCGCGGCAATGCGTTTGCCATGGCCATGGTTCTGCTCGTGATCCCCTTTGTGGTGCCCTTTACCAACCTTCTGATGACGGTGACCGCCGCGCTCGGTGCGTTCCGGGTCGAAGCTGCGCTCGATCGCTGGGCGACGGAGAAGCTCGGCTTTTCGCTCAGCTCCGCCCTGACACCGGAACAGCAGGCCGAAGTGACCCGGCACGCCCGGGTTACGCTCGCGCTCTTCATTGCGGCAATCATCTTCTTCCCCGCGGCGCTGCCTTTCTATTATGCCGTCCTGGTTCTGGGCTGGGCGCTTTTGACCGCGCGTATCCCGCTGGAACATGAACTGGAACGCCTGGCCGAAACCTCCGGACGGGAAGACCAGATGATCGACAGCTTCACGATCGAGTCTCCGCTGGCCCTGATCGTGCAGCCCGTTGGCTTCCGCTTTCATACGGCACATCACATGTATCCCGGGGTGCCCTATCACAATCTGCCCGCGCTCCACGAGGAGCTGAAGCGCACCATTCCCGAGTACCGGGACAGCATCATTTCGCTTTGGACCGCGATCAGCGGCCCCAAACGCCGTCCTGCAAATTCTCTTCATTGA
- a CDS encoding SAM-dependent methyltransferase, translating to MKDVIRQLAEAMSAASPDAQFEVRYWDGTGFSIGTEPEFILHFKNERALSRVLSDAFMGFGESYMLGDIEVEGDIKKLFYLGFAIDFAERPMSLMLRIKLAFHFLRARNTIARSRENISFSYDIGNDFYEILLGKGMIYTCAYFTSPDNTLDEAQNNKLELVCRKLCLKPGEHVADLGCGWGGFLMYAAENYGITGVGFTISAEQRDYAIQKIAERGLSDKIEIRLQDAREADGLYDKVASIGMVEHMGNAQIAPVFERIAHILKPQGLAFVHTIGNEIPRPIDPWIDKYIFPGTQASPLTTMVEAAGNNDLYMIDLENIRLHYPPTVKYWLANFDANIDRIREMYDDTFVRSFRLYLEVASSSFSWGDNRLYHLLMTRGLKNDVPMTREHLVLPKSGTSPAGTSSEGGA from the coding sequence ATGAAAGACGTTATTCGCCAGCTCGCAGAAGCCATGTCTGCGGCCTCTCCCGATGCGCAGTTCGAGGTCCGATACTGGGACGGAACCGGCTTCTCCATCGGGACCGAGCCAGAGTTCATTCTGCATTTCAAGAACGAGCGGGCTCTCTCCAGGGTGCTTTCGGATGCCTTCATGGGCTTTGGCGAGAGCTACATGCTGGGCGACATCGAGGTGGAAGGCGACATCAAGAAGCTCTTCTACCTGGGCTTTGCCATCGATTTCGCGGAACGGCCCATGTCGTTGATGCTGCGGATCAAACTGGCCTTCCACTTCTTGCGCGCACGCAACACCATTGCCCGCTCGCGCGAGAACATTTCCTTCAGCTACGACATCGGCAACGATTTTTACGAGATCCTGCTCGGAAAGGGCATGATCTACACCTGTGCCTATTTCACCTCGCCCGACAATACGCTGGATGAAGCACAGAACAACAAGCTGGAACTGGTTTGCCGCAAGCTGTGCCTGAAGCCGGGTGAACATGTTGCCGATCTCGGTTGCGGCTGGGGCGGCTTCCTGATGTATGCCGCCGAAAACTACGGCATCACGGGCGTAGGCTTCACCATTTCGGCAGAACAGCGCGACTATGCGATTCAGAAGATCGCCGAGCGCGGCCTCTCCGACAAGATCGAGATCCGCCTGCAGGACGCTCGCGAAGCGGACGGCCTTTACGACAAGGTTGCCTCGATCGGCATGGTCGAACACATGGGCAATGCCCAGATCGCACCGGTCTTCGAACGGATCGCACACATTCTCAAGCCGCAGGGCCTTGCCTTCGTCCACACGATCGGCAACGAAATCCCCAGGCCGATCGACCCCTGGATCGACAAATACATCTTCCCGGGAACTCAGGCATCGCCGCTGACGACCATGGTCGAGGCTGCCGGCAACAATGATCTCTACATGATCGACCTTGAGAATATCCGGCTGCACTATCCGCCGACGGTCAAATACTGGCTCGCCAATTTCGACGCCAATATCGACCGTATCCGCGAAATGTATGACGACACCTTCGTCAGAAGCTTCCGGCTGTATCTGGAAGTCGCAAGTTCCTCCTTCAGCTGGGGCGACAACCGGCTGTACCATCTGCTGATGACCAGGGGCCTGAAAAACGATGTCCCGATGACCCGGGAGCATCTGGTCCTGCCGAAGTCCGGCACTTCCCCGGCCGGTACATCTTCAGAAGGTGGTGCATGA
- a CDS encoding DUF6962 family protein codes for MLLSELVLSALTDVILACELFFLAGLSLRPGIQTFSPAWIWSLTLALIGLASMLGAIDHGFFETIGHEAHRPLVIATRIVIVLGSLSMIVAASFQYLSSPLRQGFVAAGVLGALWPVFMILTSDDFLSVILYYSAGLIFLLVLSVVRFRQNRGTLPMIAGILLTLGVSAMIPMQSPGFWGLGLYGSYHVLLMPIVVLLFFGGRWFRTTR; via the coding sequence TTGTTGCTTTCCGAACTCGTCCTTTCAGCCCTGACTGATGTGATCCTTGCCTGCGAGCTGTTTTTTCTCGCCGGCCTGAGCCTGCGTCCGGGCATTCAGACCTTCTCACCTGCCTGGATCTGGAGCCTGACACTGGCATTGATCGGGCTTGCCTCGATGCTGGGTGCCATTGACCACGGGTTTTTCGAAACAATCGGTCACGAAGCGCACCGTCCGCTTGTGATCGCAACGCGCATCGTCATCGTTCTGGGCAGTCTCAGCATGATCGTCGCGGCCAGCTTTCAGTACCTTTCCTCGCCGCTGCGCCAGGGATTTGTGGCTGCCGGCGTCCTGGGCGCACTCTGGCCAGTCTTCATGATCCTGACCTCCGACGATTTTCTGTCCGTGATCCTCTATTATTCCGCTGGCCTGATATTCCTGCTGGTGCTGAGCGTTGTCCGGTTCCGCCAGAACAGGGGAACGCTGCCGATGATCGCCGGCATCCTTCTCACGCTGGGCGTATCAGCGATGATCCCGATGCAGAGCCCGGGGTTCTGGGGTCTTGGCCTCTATGGCAGCTACCACGTCCTGCTGATGCCGATCGTCGTGCTTCTGTTTTTCGGCGGCCGCTGGTTCAGGACCACGAGGTAG
- a CDS encoding NAD-dependent epimerase/dehydratase family protein, whose product MKVLVIGGCGFIGSHVVDKCLQQGLSVRVMDTRQELYRPPLPGVDYVFHSLSDHHRLADTLSGVDAVVHLASTTVPSTSNLDPAADISGNLIPTVRLLEAMRASGTRKLVFFSSGGTVYGIPTKDPVPEDHPLNPISSYGIVKLAVEQYLRMEQQLHGLEFVALRPANIYGPRQAQIGLLGVIGTYLRKVAEDAPIEIWGDGSVVRDFVHVEDIADLCHRALISGASGSFNAGSGEGTSISQIVDIIGQTTGRTLEPVYKPGRNFDVPRVVLDIARAQATFDWQPAVPLRRGIGETWEWVKHHSAP is encoded by the coding sequence TTGAAAGTACTTGTGATCGGTGGCTGCGGGTTCATCGGGTCTCATGTCGTGGACAAATGCCTTCAGCAAGGCCTGTCGGTGCGGGTCATGGACACCCGGCAGGAACTGTACCGGCCGCCGCTTCCCGGTGTCGACTACGTCTTTCACAGCCTGTCCGATCATCACCGGCTTGCCGACACCCTGTCCGGTGTGGATGCGGTGGTGCATCTGGCCAGCACGACCGTTCCCTCGACCTCGAACCTCGATCCGGCCGCCGACATCTCCGGCAACCTTATTCCCACGGTTCGCCTTCTGGAGGCCATGCGGGCAAGCGGAACGAGGAAACTCGTCTTCTTTTCCTCCGGTGGCACAGTCTATGGCATCCCGACAAAGGATCCGGTGCCGGAAGATCATCCTCTGAACCCGATCTCATCCTACGGCATCGTCAAGCTGGCAGTCGAACAGTACCTGCGCATGGAACAACAGCTCCACGGGCTCGAGTTCGTCGCCCTTCGTCCGGCGAACATCTATGGACCGCGCCAGGCACAGATCGGCCTTCTGGGCGTGATCGGAACCTACCTACGCAAGGTGGCGGAGGACGCCCCCATCGAAATCTGGGGGGACGGCAGCGTCGTGCGCGACTTCGTTCACGTCGAAGACATTGCCGACCTGTGCCATCGCGCCCTGATCTCCGGCGCGTCCGGCAGCTTCAACGCCGGAAGTGGCGAAGGCACGTCCATCTCCCAGATCGTCGACATCATCGGCCAGACCACAGGGCGCACCCTGGAGCCGGTCTACAAGCCGGGCCGCAACTTCGATGTGCCACGGGTGGTGCTGGATATTGCCAGGGCACAGGCGACGTTCGACTGGCAACCTGCCGTTCCCTTGCGGCGCGGCATCGGAGAAACGTGGGAATGGGTGAAGCATCACAGCGCACCTTGA
- the ccmB gene encoding heme exporter protein CcmB — protein sequence MSSWAVVLFRRDLRLSVRVGGSALVGVLFFLAVVTVIPFGVGPDLNLLSRIGPAILWIGALLATLLGLDRLFQADREDGTLDLMLMAGRSLELLVLIKCLAHWVATGLPLVIAAPLLGIFLNLDPVATGAVTLTLLVGTPALTLIGAIGAALTVSLRRGGLLLAVLVIPLAIPVLIFGVSAADAAIHDPVPFLTPFLILCSLSLIAAVIGPLAAAAALRFAGD from the coding sequence ATGAGTTCCTGGGCTGTTGTGCTGTTTCGGCGGGATCTTCGGCTGTCTGTGCGCGTCGGCGGCAGCGCGCTTGTCGGTGTGCTGTTCTTCCTGGCCGTTGTCACCGTCATTCCCTTCGGCGTCGGTCCGGATCTGAACCTGCTTTCCCGCATTGGTCCTGCCATCTTGTGGATCGGCGCGCTGCTGGCAACGCTCCTCGGACTGGACAGGCTGTTTCAGGCTGATCGGGAGGACGGAACACTTGACCTGATGCTGATGGCCGGACGGTCGCTGGAACTGCTTGTGCTGATCAAGTGCCTGGCGCACTGGGTCGCAACGGGCCTGCCGCTGGTGATCGCCGCCCCCCTGCTCGGCATCTTTCTCAATCTCGACCCCGTCGCCACGGGAGCCGTCACGCTCACGCTGCTGGTCGGCACACCGGCCCTGACGCTGATCGGCGCCATCGGCGCGGCCCTCACCGTCTCGTTGCGCCGGGGCGGTCTTCTACTGGCCGTGCTGGTGATACCACTGGCCATTCCCGTGCTGATTTTCGGCGTCAGTGCCGCGGATGCCGCTATTCATGATCCCGTGCCGTTTCTGACGCCATTCCTGATCCTGTGTTCGCTGTCGCTGATTGCGGCGGTGATCGGCCCGCTTGCCGCTGCCGCGGCGCTCCGGTTTGCAGGAGATTGA